Proteins from one Pleurocapsa minor HA4230-MV1 genomic window:
- a CDS encoding ATP-binding protein: protein MNVEAALILVDREVYRYTNKHLTDIQHAVITNVLFGRKYLAIADQYGCTEGHVKDTAYLLWKLLAQAWGEKVTKSNLRSLVTKQLQLLENDQTTVDSAEAVVNLVIPAKPGFVGRQRAIANLQNLVAQGNKIIVLQGEGGIGKTTLAQKFLASQNLALNLEVLMAKETTNIVAVASVVEEWLQRDLHEDSGKEFGVTLARFKRCLEQRPVGILIDNLEPALDKNGRFIPHHRDYLELLRILGDAKVQSTTIITSRDRLCEADLDLEHYRLVGLDLAAWQEYFQGYAIDCGKVLTQIHQTYGGNAKAMGILCGIVQEDYDGDLTQYWQENGHDPLMETDLTNLVASQFDRLQQLDPQAYKLLCRLGCYRYQDLATVSLEGLLCLLWDVPTKPRQVIKSLRNRSLLEFAQGQYWLHPMVQAEAKLRLQSIPNDWLQAHQQIADFLTQSVTRINQIQDGLTALEAYYHYLAIADYAAAAKVILRSRENQWGQYLTLGTTLYRLGIIEPLSIAIHQIIDRIEHTRHRSELNNILGDLYWTTGKVHRAIAFQQQTITTSRHNQQQIEPNQENRHDLYYWRMLEVDSLLSLGLYNIDLWELSTAAELFQQAINLAHNTKHHPWSEKASLGLSLVNSYQPKSACDPNTSRLYRLIIELEDPTYNTGRFAYFMQMLGRIFCNQQQLEPARKIWQRAIAFSQSSHYTQIKAKSFTGLGNIESLRDNFIQANIYHQQAVVLLEKIAAKCDLAEAYFQWGITLQANSQDQSKKCFHKAIAIYQTIPAPKQVARVEKYLTT from the coding sequence ATGAATGTTGAAGCAGCATTAATTTTGGTGGATCGTGAAGTTTATCGCTATACCAATAAGCATCTTACTGATATACAACATGCTGTAATTACCAATGTTTTATTCGGTCGTAAATATCTCGCTATTGCGGATCAATATGGCTGTACTGAAGGACATGTTAAGGATACAGCCTACTTATTATGGAAACTGCTAGCTCAAGCTTGGGGAGAAAAAGTTACTAAAAGCAACTTGCGAAGTTTGGTTACAAAGCAGTTACAGTTACTTGAGAACGATCAAACTACTGTTGATTCGGCGGAGGCTGTAGTTAATTTAGTTATCCCAGCCAAACCAGGTTTTGTCGGTAGACAACGGGCGATCGCTAATCTGCAAAATTTAGTTGCTCAAGGTAATAAAATCATTGTCTTACAAGGAGAAGGCGGGATCGGCAAAACTACCCTGGCACAAAAGTTTCTTGCTAGTCAAAATTTGGCTTTGAACTTAGAAGTTTTGATGGCGAAGGAAACGACGAATATAGTAGCAGTGGCTTCTGTGGTGGAAGAATGGCTACAGCGCGATTTACACGAAGATTCAGGCAAAGAATTTGGCGTTACCCTGGCTCGCTTTAAAAGGTGTCTAGAACAACGTCCTGTTGGCATTTTGATTGATAATCTAGAGCCAGCTTTAGATAAAAACGGCAGATTTATTCCTCACCATCGAGACTATTTGGAACTGCTGCGGATCTTAGGTGATGCCAAAGTCCAATCCACTACCATTATTACTAGTCGCGATCGCCTTTGTGAAGCCGACTTGGATCTAGAACATTACCGTCTGGTTGGTTTGGATCTGGCAGCTTGGCAGGAATATTTTCAGGGGTATGCGATCGATTGTGGCAAGGTGCTAACTCAAATCCATCAAACCTATGGTGGTAATGCTAAAGCGATGGGAATACTCTGTGGTATTGTCCAAGAAGACTATGATGGTGATTTGACCCAATATTGGCAAGAAAACGGTCACGATCCTTTAATGGAAACTGATTTAACTAATCTGGTAGCCAGTCAATTCGATCGTCTTCAGCAACTAGATCCTCAAGCTTATAAACTACTGTGTCGTTTGGGTTGCTATCGCTATCAAGATTTAGCCACAGTATCCCTAGAGGGGTTGTTATGTCTGCTGTGGGACGTTCCGACAAAACCCCGACAGGTAATTAAATCCTTGCGTAATCGTTCCCTGTTAGAATTTGCCCAAGGTCAATACTGGCTACATCCAATGGTACAGGCAGAGGCTAAATTAAGATTACAGTCCATCCCAAACGATTGGTTGCAGGCACATCAACAAATTGCCGATTTTCTCACCCAGAGCGTTACCAGAATCAATCAGATTCAAGATGGCTTAACTGCTTTGGAAGCCTACTATCACTATCTCGCCATTGCCGATTATGCTGCTGCTGCGAAGGTAATTCTGCGCAGTCGGGAAAACCAGTGGGGACAATACTTAACCCTAGGAACAACCCTCTATCGCCTGGGAATCATTGAGCCACTATCGATCGCTATTCATCAGATTATCGATCGCATTGAACACACTCGCCATCGGAGTGAATTAAATAATATCCTGGGGGATTTATACTGGACAACGGGTAAAGTTCATCGAGCGATCGCTTTTCAACAACAAACGATCACCACCAGTCGCCACAATCAGCAACAGATCGAACCCAACCAAGAAAATCGCCACGATTTATACTATTGGCGCATGTTAGAAGTAGATTCCCTGCTTAGTTTGGGACTATACAACATCGACCTCTGGGAACTGTCTACCGCAGCCGAATTATTTCAGCAAGCGATTAATTTAGCTCATAATACAAAGCATCATCCGTGGTCAGAAAAAGCTAGTTTAGGCTTATCTTTGGTTAATTCTTACCAACCCAAAAGTGCCTGCGATCCCAACACTTCCCGCCTCTACCGCCTGATTATTGAACTCGAAGATCCGACCTATAATACAGGACGTTTTGCCTACTTTATGCAGATGTTAGGACGAATATTCTGCAATCAACAACAGCTCGAACCTGCGAGAAAAATATGGCAAAGAGCGATCGCTTTTTCCCAGTCTAGTCACTACACCCAAATTAAAGCCAAATCTTTTACTGGTTTGGGCAATATCGAGAGTCTCAGAGATAACTTTATTCAGGCTAATATCTATCATCAACAAGCAGTTGTGTTACTAGAAAAAATTGCTGCCAAATGTGACCTGGCAGAAGCTTATTTTCAGTGGGGAATTACACTACAAGCTAATAGTCAAGATCAGAGTAAAAAATGTTTTCACAAGGCGATCGCTATTTATCAAACTATTCCTGCACCCAAACAAGTTGCCAGAGTAGAAAAATACTTAACGACATAA
- a CDS encoding glycosyltransferase: MQDIIPENLIPVPIGLLKIANFTANFKSKIKPLKLSLIIPTYNEEENIQQLITILVQLLDEILLEEYELIVVDDNSPDKTWKLALELTSTYTQLKVMRRDAEKGLATAVIRGWQVARGEILGVIDADLQHPPQTLIKLWQEIEKGADLAVASRNVEYGGVSEWNILRRFLSRGAQILGLLILPEVIGRLSDPMSGYFMVRREALIDRSLQPSGYKILIEVLARGKIRWIGEVGYIFQERKIGNSKVTFQQYVEYIQHLIRLRLDLWQIRRFVRFGISGFSGVFVNMFILYLLREYIGLGLTRSAILAAEVAIINNFFWNDRWTFRDISEQQKGRIKTFRRFLKFNVICLSGLVLNILVLNLLYNLLNINEYLANLIAIATVTFWNFWFNLKLSWRITDTNNQDSNK; the protein is encoded by the coding sequence ATGCAGGACATAATACCTGAAAATCTTATTCCTGTACCGATTGGATTACTAAAAATTGCCAATTTTACAGCAAATTTTAAATCAAAGATTAAACCATTAAAACTTTCCTTAATTATTCCTACCTATAATGAGGAAGAAAATATACAACAGCTAATTACTATTTTGGTTCAACTTTTAGATGAAATTCTTCTAGAAGAATATGAATTAATTGTTGTTGACGACAATAGCCCCGATAAAACCTGGAAATTAGCCCTAGAACTAACTTCAACATATACTCAATTAAAAGTAATGCGCCGAGATGCAGAAAAAGGGCTGGCTACGGCAGTAATTCGAGGGTGGCAAGTAGCAAGAGGCGAAATCTTGGGGGTAATTGATGCTGATTTACAACATCCTCCCCAAACTTTAATAAAACTTTGGCAAGAGATCGAAAAAGGTGCTGACTTGGCTGTTGCTAGTCGAAACGTCGAGTATGGTGGAGTTAGTGAGTGGAACATTCTTCGTCGTTTTCTCTCTCGTGGGGCGCAGATACTAGGTTTGCTGATTCTTCCAGAAGTGATCGGCCGCCTTAGTGATCCAATGAGTGGTTATTTTATGGTGCGTCGTGAGGCTTTAATCGATCGATCTCTTCAACCGTCAGGCTACAAAATTTTAATTGAAGTTTTAGCTAGAGGCAAAATTCGCTGGATTGGGGAAGTTGGTTATATTTTTCAAGAGAGAAAAATAGGAAATAGTAAAGTTACGTTTCAGCAATACGTAGAATATATTCAGCATTTAATCCGTTTACGCCTAGATTTATGGCAAATTAGACGTTTTGTTCGATTTGGTATTTCAGGTTTTAGTGGTGTATTTGTTAATATGTTTATTCTGTATTTATTGCGAGAATATATCGGTTTAGGATTAACTCGAAGTGCAATTTTGGCAGCAGAAGTAGCAATAATTAATAACTTTTTTTGGAACGATCGCTGGACTTTTAGAGATATTTCTGAACAGCAAAAAGGTAGGATTAAAACATTTAGAAGATTTCTAAAGTTCAATGTGATTTGTCTTTCAGGTCTGGTGTTAAATATTTTAGTATTAAATCTGCTCTATAATCTGCTGAATATAAATGAATATCTTGCCAATCTTATCGCGATCGCTACTGTTACTTTTTGGAATTTTTGGTTTAATCTTAAACTCAGTTGGCGCATAACTGACACTAACAATCAAGATAGTAATAAATAA
- a CDS encoding AbrB/MazE/SpoVT family DNA-binding domain-containing protein, with protein MAIAKSKLISKVTQKYQATIPRGVREKLEIEKGDRIIFEIEDEKVVLKKVSTVDWEYLESISATLGEWSSEADEKAYRDL; from the coding sequence ATGGCGATCGCGAAAAGCAAATTAATCTCCAAGGTAACTCAAAAGTATCAAGCAACTATCCCCAGAGGAGTACGAGAGAAACTAGAGATTGAAAAAGGCGATCGCATTATCTTTGAAATAGAAGATGAAAAAGTAGTTCTCAAAAAAGTATCAACCGTAGACTGGGAATACCTAGAGTCAATTTCCGCTACTCTGGGGGAATGGTCATCGGAAGCTGATGAGAAAGCTTATCGTGACTTATAG
- a CDS encoding iron uptake porin — protein MTKVSLGKNAAIIVIALVAGLYTCPAQAQTESSELLNQVEEYGQEGQNNPNNNLGQVTNVNQLRDVSPTDWAYEALRSLVDRYGCIAGFPNQTYRGDRSLTRYEFAAGLNSCLNQIERLIASSDSVSQEDLEAINQLNQEFQAELATLGGRVDELEGRTAVLEDSQFSTTTKLVGEAVFGVASVISGSNTELNQDTDDDDIDRVPVFGYRTRLELETSFTGDDLLFTRLSTGNFPEFSETTGTFQGELAFAQPDDNNLNLEVLFYDRPIGENTNVLIGAFGLAADDIANTLSVLDGDGGSGAISAFGTRSPIYSPPGETGLGIIHSFGDKLELSAGYLAGEASDPNQGAGLFNGSYSALGQLTITPFEKLGIALTYVNGYNQSDTGVGSDLANIKSLTEPGEDADPLLPGVFEGGVPTSSNSYGAQFSYALSDRLVIGGWGGLSKVRTLDAVNVDGQIVERGSQDIWNWAATLAFPDLGKEGSMGGIIVGMEPWVSDSSIDAEGFNEDEEKSLHAEAFYQYQLNDNIAITPGVIYVNKPDNNDDNDDLFIGALRTTFSF, from the coding sequence ATGACTAAGGTTTCTTTGGGTAAAAATGCTGCAATTATTGTTATTGCTTTAGTTGCAGGTTTATATACTTGTCCAGCCCAGGCTCAAACAGAATCCAGCGAACTACTTAATCAAGTAGAAGAATACGGACAAGAAGGTCAAAATAATCCAAATAATAATCTTGGGCAAGTAACCAATGTCAATCAGTTACGAGATGTCTCGCCTACAGACTGGGCTTATGAAGCGTTAAGAAGCTTAGTCGATCGCTATGGCTGTATTGCAGGATTTCCCAATCAAACCTATCGAGGCGATCGATCCCTAACTCGTTATGAATTTGCTGCGGGTTTAAACTCTTGCTTAAATCAAATTGAACGCCTAATTGCTTCTTCCGATTCTGTTAGCCAAGAAGATCTAGAAGCGATTAATCAATTAAACCAAGAATTTCAAGCAGAATTAGCTACTCTAGGTGGTAGAGTTGACGAACTTGAAGGCAGAACTGCCGTATTAGAAGATAGTCAATTTTCCACTACCACTAAGTTAGTTGGAGAAGCAGTTTTTGGAGTCGCTAGTGTGATTAGTGGTTCAAACACAGAATTAAACCAAGACACAGATGATGACGACATCGATCGCGTGCCTGTTTTTGGCTATCGCACTCGCCTCGAATTAGAAACTAGCTTTACAGGAGATGATTTACTGTTTACTCGCTTATCTACGGGTAACTTTCCTGAGTTTTCCGAAACCACGGGTACATTTCAGGGAGAACTTGCTTTTGCGCAACCTGATGATAATAATTTAAATTTAGAAGTTTTATTTTACGATCGCCCGATTGGCGAAAATACTAATGTACTGATTGGTGCATTTGGACTGGCTGCGGATGATATTGCCAATACGCTGAGCGTGTTAGACGGGGATGGCGGATCGGGAGCAATTTCGGCTTTTGGTACTCGTAGTCCAATTTATTCTCCTCCAGGAGAGACGGGTTTAGGCATAATTCACAGTTTTGGTGACAAGCTGGAGTTAAGTGCGGGATATTTAGCAGGGGAAGCCAGCGATCCCAATCAGGGAGCGGGTTTATTTAATGGTTCTTATAGTGCGCTGGGACAGTTAACTATTACTCCTTTTGAAAAGCTAGGTATTGCTCTAACTTACGTTAATGGTTACAACCAGAGCGATACTGGTGTTGGGAGTGATTTAGCCAATATCAAATCTCTTACCGAACCAGGGGAAGACGCCGATCCTTTACTTCCAGGAGTGTTCGAGGGTGGTGTCCCAACATCAAGTAATTCCTATGGCGCACAGTTTTCTTATGCTTTGAGCGATCGCCTTGTCATTGGCGGTTGGGGTGGCTTAAGTAAGGTTAGAACCCTAGATGCTGTCAACGTCGATGGACAAATTGTGGAACGTGGCTCACAAGATATCTGGAACTGGGCAGCTACTCTCGCCTTTCCTGATTTGGGTAAAGAAGGCAGTATGGGAGGAATTATTGTCGGGATGGAACCCTGGGTTAGCGACTCAAGTATTGATGCCGAAGGGTTTAACGAAGATGAAGAAAAATCTTTACATGCTGAAGCTTTTTATCAATATCAGCTCAACGATAATATTGCCATTACCCCAGGCGTGATCTACGTTAACAAACCAGATAATAATGATGACAATGATGATTTATTTATTGGTGCGTTGCGAACCACTTTTAGTTTTTAA
- a CDS encoding histidine phosphatase family protein, whose protein sequence is MKSVELFVVLGLATAVSLTGNTVDAGEYSLAIAERDRANTSIMAQGGEEGGEGEQLSPGEQANADFQDKMTEAELLSELQKGGYVIYFRHAQTEKDYADQVTANVDDCSTQRVLSEDGLQQALAIGDAFATAEIPVGKVTTSEYCRAWTTAALAFGDYEKDPALNFLPFEDYTDEQVEQMKANVTPLLTAVPESGTNDIIVGHDDIFESATGIYPDPQGMAYILKPDGDGGFEVMANMLPEEWAEL, encoded by the coding sequence ATGAAATCAGTAGAATTATTTGTAGTACTCGGATTAGCGACAGCAGTTAGTCTAACTGGCAATACAGTTGATGCGGGTGAATACTCATTGGCGATCGCCGAAAGAGATCGTGCTAACACCTCAATCATGGCTCAAGGTGGAGAAGAAGGGGGAGAAGGTGAGCAGTTAAGCCCAGGCGAGCAAGCAAACGCTGACTTTCAAGATAAAATGACTGAGGCAGAATTATTAAGTGAACTGCAAAAAGGCGGTTACGTGATCTACTTTAGACACGCTCAAACCGAAAAAGATTATGCCGATCAGGTAACGGCAAATGTAGATGATTGCTCAACTCAAAGAGTCCTAAGTGAAGATGGTTTGCAACAAGCACTAGCAATTGGAGATGCTTTTGCTACCGCTGAAATTCCCGTGGGCAAAGTTACTACCAGTGAATACTGCCGTGCCTGGACTACCGCAGCCTTAGCATTTGGCGATTATGAAAAAGATCCTGCTTTAAACTTTCTGCCTTTTGAAGATTATACCGATGAGCAAGTCGAGCAAATGAAAGCTAACGTCACACCCTTACTCACGGCTGTACCTGAAAGCGGCACTAACGACATCATTGTGGGTCATGATGATATTTTTGAATCAGCAACGGGAATCTATCCCGATCCTCAAGGTATGGCTTATATCCTCAAACCTGATGGTGATGGTGGATTTGAAGTTATGGCTAATATGCTCCCTGAAGAATGGGCAGAACTATAA
- a CDS encoding proteasome-type protease produces the protein MTYCLGIINKFGIVMAGDSRTNAGVDNISAYKKLFDLSLPGERVIVICASGSLSVTQGVLTRLNRDIQNQADKNLHTLPTMYDIAAYIGSKSREIQELDRPWLEKDNISFRCNFLLGGQIIGEEPQLYLIYPQGNFIQATKETPFLQIGETKYGKPIIDRTITYETPLEAAAKCALLSIDSTMKSNISVGPPINLVMYKTDSFELRNSLELRLGAPYIAKIRNLWENSVRQAFEAMPDIEWENENALGEPRENIYLD, from the coding sequence ATGACATATTGCCTGGGAATTATTAATAAATTTGGCATTGTAATGGCTGGCGATTCTCGCACTAATGCAGGAGTGGATAACATCTCTGCTTATAAAAAGCTATTTGATTTATCTTTGCCTGGAGAAAGAGTCATTGTCATTTGTGCTTCAGGAAGTCTTTCCGTAACTCAAGGAGTATTAACTCGACTCAATCGTGATATTCAAAACCAAGCAGATAAAAATTTGCATACTCTACCTACCATGTATGACATTGCTGCCTATATAGGTAGTAAAAGTAGGGAAATCCAAGAACTAGACCGTCCTTGGTTAGAAAAAGACAATATTAGCTTTAGGTGTAATTTTTTATTGGGAGGGCAAATTATCGGCGAAGAACCACAGCTGTATCTAATTTATCCCCAAGGAAACTTCATTCAAGCAACTAAAGAAACTCCTTTTTTGCAAATTGGCGAGACTAAATACGGTAAACCCATTATCGATCGCACCATCACCTATGAAACTCCCCTAGAAGCTGCTGCCAAATGCGCCTTGCTGTCAATTGATTCCACTATGAAATCAAATATTTCAGTCGGGCCACCAATCAATCTGGTGATGTATAAAACCGACAGCTTTGAACTACGCAATAGCCTAGAACTCCGTCTTGGTGCGCCTTATATCGCCAAAATTCGTAATCTTTGGGAAAATTCTGTTCGCCAAGCTTTTGAAGCGATGCCCGACATTGAATGGGAAAATGAAAATGCATTAGGTGAACCAAGGGAAAATATTTACTTGGATTAA
- a CDS encoding glycosyltransferase — protein MKIAIITSCFLPIIDGVTVSGLQRLKLLSKWGHEVILFCPDYSNLATDYPNWRDYTGHILPGVKVINLASNSFVGLDYEPNVNRSSYQTVLKKLAEFQPDIIHVDEPERLYVGFWRLAGVNYAKKVGIPCVSFFRTNFLDYLEDYFPLPKPIFLLIKFLVKKLIIWVYNSYDLTLVASKITFPKIIDLGIKNAQYGNLVGFDAESFQSSFSQIDFFQSQYGLPQVDRLVKVVFLGRLYPDKGWDFTLDAFQTVSQQIDLTKVAIIVAGDGPMREEIADKLKTLAPHVYLLGRISPENIPALLMNCDLHVTTSEKETRGLTILEAFAAGIPVIAPCSGGVVENIDDGNNGFLYTPGDRYNFTSKLKLLIENSALRKQMGERAKISVQGYSWERSIQNLVNIWQEEIDKQSMISEQQLLVNPEYN, from the coding sequence ATGAAAATTGCCATTATCACATCTTGCTTTTTGCCGATTATTGATGGTGTAACGGTAAGTGGGCTGCAAAGATTGAAATTATTAAGTAAATGGGGACATGAAGTTATTTTGTTTTGTCCTGACTATAGCAATTTAGCAACGGATTATCCTAATTGGCGAGATTATACAGGCCATATTTTACCTGGAGTTAAAGTTATTAATTTAGCTAGTAATTCTTTTGTCGGTTTGGATTATGAACCTAATGTTAATCGAAGTTCTTATCAAACAGTTTTAAAAAAATTAGCAGAATTTCAACCAGATATTATTCATGTTGATGAACCTGAAAGGCTTTATGTCGGTTTTTGGCGACTTGCAGGAGTTAATTATGCGAAGAAAGTCGGTATTCCCTGTGTAAGTTTTTTCCGTACCAATTTTTTAGATTATTTAGAAGATTATTTCCCTTTACCCAAACCAATCTTTTTACTGATTAAATTTTTAGTGAAAAAACTAATTATCTGGGTCTATAATTCTTATGATTTAACTTTAGTTGCCAGTAAAATTACATTTCCTAAAATTATAGACTTAGGAATTAAAAATGCTCAATATGGTAATTTAGTTGGTTTTGATGCTGAAAGTTTTCAAAGTAGTTTTTCTCAGATAGATTTCTTCCAGTCTCAATATGGATTACCTCAAGTAGATCGACTTGTTAAAGTTGTTTTTCTCGGACGTTTATATCCTGATAAAGGTTGGGATTTTACTTTAGATGCTTTTCAAACTGTATCTCAGCAAATAGATTTAACGAAAGTAGCAATTATCGTGGCGGGAGATGGGCCGATGCGAGAGGAAATAGCTGATAAATTAAAAACACTAGCACCCCATGTTTATTTGCTTGGTAGAATATCGCCAGAAAATATTCCAGCCTTACTCATGAATTGTGACCTGCACGTAACTACATCGGAAAAAGAAACTAGAGGTTTAACAATTTTAGAAGCCTTTGCAGCAGGTATTCCTGTGATTGCGCCTTGTTCTGGGGGAGTGGTAGAAAATATCGACGATGGTAATAATGGTTTTCTTTATACTCCAGGCGATCGCTATAATTTTACTAGTAAACTTAAGCTCTTGATCGAAAATTCTGCTTTAAGAAAGCAAATGGGAGAACGTGCCAAAATTTCTGTCCAAGGATATAGCTGGGAGCGAAGTATTCAGAATTTAGTTAATATTTGGCAAGAAGAAATTGATAAACAATCGATGATTAGTGAACAACAACTTTTAGTTAATCCCGAATATAATTAA
- the trpC gene encoding indole-3-glycerol phosphate synthase TrpC → MQIRRRNPNPKVNSGEVEYRSKIPNTEPNNILEEIIWYKEVEVEGMRDRLPLLQLREQVQKVAPPLDFLAALRDAKTHPALIAEVKKASPSKGVIKADFNPVAIAKAYADGGASCLSVLTDSKFFQGSFDNLGLIRAEVDLPLLCKEFIIYPYQIYYARAKGADAVLLIAAVLENKDLNYFIKITKALGMTPLIEVHTLEELDRVLEIAGVELIGINNRNLEDFSVNLQTTTDILAARKEMLEQRDILIVSESGLHTATDLNTVKEAGAKAVLIGESLIKQDNLVQAIRRLREA, encoded by the coding sequence ATGCAAATTAGACGTAGAAATCCTAATCCCAAAGTCAATTCGGGCGAAGTAGAATATCGCTCAAAAATTCCCAACACCGAACCGAATAATATCCTCGAAGAAATCATCTGGTACAAGGAAGTTGAGGTAGAAGGAATGCGCGATCGCTTGCCCTTATTACAGCTACGGGAGCAGGTACAGAAAGTTGCACCACCTTTGGACTTTTTAGCTGCTTTGCGCGATGCTAAGACTCATCCTGCTTTGATTGCTGAAGTTAAAAAAGCTTCTCCTTCTAAGGGAGTCATTAAAGCCGACTTTAATCCTGTAGCGATCGCTAAAGCTTACGCTGACGGTGGTGCTAGCTGTTTATCGGTTTTGACTGATAGCAAATTTTTTCAAGGCAGTTTTGATAATCTTGGTTTAATTAGAGCCGAGGTTGATTTACCCCTGCTGTGTAAGGAGTTTATTATTTACCCTTACCAAATTTATTATGCCCGCGCCAAGGGTGCAGATGCGGTGTTGTTGATTGCTGCGGTACTGGAAAATAAAGATCTCAATTACTTCATCAAAATTACCAAGGCATTAGGCATGACTCCTCTAATTGAGGTGCATACCCTAGAAGAATTAGATCGGGTGCTAGAAATCGCTGGAGTAGAGTTGATTGGCATTAACAATCGCAATTTAGAAGACTTTAGCGTTAATCTCCAAACTACCACCGATATTTTGGCTGCGAGAAAAGAAATGCTAGAACAGCGAGACATTCTGATCGTCAGCGAATCTGGTTTACATACCGCCACTGATCTAAACACCGTAAAAGAAGCAGGAGCAAAAGCTGTTTTAATCGGCGAATCATTAATAAAACAAGATAATTTGGTACAGGCGATCCGAAGGCTACGCGAAGCGTAA
- the hemF gene encoding oxygen-dependent coproporphyrinogen oxidase: MTAINTNPTKKQPDQPPTDSKERVSQFMKQLQDEICAGLESVDGGKFQEDSWEREEGGGGRSRVLADGGILEQGGVNFSEVWGSQLPPSILKQRPEAAGHGFYATGTSMVLHPRSPYLPTVHLNYRYFEAGPVWWFGGGADLTPYYPFAEDAAHFHRTYKETCDRHHPEYHSVFKYWCDEYFYLKHRQETRGVGGLFFDYQDGTGQLYKGPHPDKAAAEYSNKLGEVDHRSWSDIFNFVQDCGKSFLPAYLPIIARRKDMEYGERERNFQLYRRGRYVEFNLVYDRGTIFGLQTNGRTESILMSLPPLVRWQYNYRPEPNSPEAELYETFLKPQDWINWKGE, from the coding sequence ATGACCGCCATTAATACTAATCCCACTAAAAAGCAACCTGACCAACCCCCAACTGACTCAAAAGAAAGAGTAAGTCAGTTTATGAAACAGTTACAGGATGAAATTTGTGCTGGCTTAGAATCAGTCGATGGTGGTAAGTTTCAAGAGGATAGCTGGGAGAGAGAAGAAGGAGGAGGCGGGCGATCGCGCGTATTGGCAGATGGCGGTATTTTAGAACAGGGTGGCGTTAATTTCTCTGAAGTATGGGGTAGTCAGTTACCTCCCTCAATCCTTAAACAGCGTCCCGAAGCAGCAGGACACGGGTTTTATGCTACAGGTACATCAATGGTGTTGCATCCCCGCAGCCCTTATTTGCCAACAGTTCACCTCAACTATCGTTATTTTGAGGCGGGGCCAGTTTGGTGGTTTGGTGGTGGTGCGGATCTAACTCCTTACTATCCTTTTGCCGAAGACGCTGCCCATTTTCATCGGACATATAAAGAAACTTGCGATCGCCATCATCCTGAATATCATTCTGTCTTTAAGTACTGGTGCGACGAGTATTTTTATCTCAAACACCGTCAGGAAACTAGAGGTGTGGGGGGACTATTCTTTGACTATCAAGATGGTACAGGTCAACTATATAAAGGGCCTCATCCAGATAAAGCAGCAGCAGAGTATAGTAACAAGTTAGGAGAAGTCGATCACCGCAGTTGGTCAGATATTTTTAACTTTGTGCAAGATTGTGGCAAAAGCTTTTTGCCTGCTTATCTGCCAATTATCGCCAGACGCAAAGATATGGAATATGGGGAAAGAGAGCGGAATTTTCAGTTATACCGTCGTGGACGCTATGTAGAATTTAATTTAGTTTATGACCGTGGTACTATTTTTGGCTTACAAACTAATGGACGGACTGAATCGATCTTAATGTCTTTACCACCTTTAGTTCGTTGGCAATATAATTATCGACCAGAACCCAATAGTCCTGAAGCCGAATTATACGAGACATTTCTTAAGCCTCAAGATTGGATTAATTGGAAAGGTGAGTGA